A genomic segment from Nicotiana tabacum cultivar K326 chromosome 7, ASM71507v2, whole genome shotgun sequence encodes:
- the LOC107820710 gene encoding non-specific lipid-transfer protein-like, with translation MALISFMLLSLLLAPASESAITCGTVISTIRPCLSYLQGTGGKPPQPCCTACQSLQSATSTTPDRQAACTCLKNAAQKVNINAQLAKGLPQSCGISLSFPISTSVDCTKIN, from the exons ATGGCTCTAATTAGTTTTATGTTGCTAAGTCTCTTACTTGCACCAGCTTCAGAAAGTGCTATCACTTGTGGCACTGTGATTAGCACAATTAGGCCTTGCTTAAGCTATTTACAAGGCACTGGTGGGAAGCCACCACAACCTTGTTGTACTGCTTGTCAATCTCTTCAATCTGCTACTTCAACTACACCAGATAGGCAGGCTGCTTGCACTTGTCTCAAGAATGCAGCTCAGAAAGTTAATATTAATGCTCAACTAGCAAAGGGTCTTCCTCAGAGTTGTGGAATCTCCTTGTCCTTCCCTATCTCAACCAGTGTTGACTGCACCAA GATCAATTGA
- the LOC107820709 gene encoding beta-hexosaminidase 2-like: MAYFNFKIISFLSSKQHHKMRGEKTLFSFLPLFLISLLFFIFISQTTATNYPINVWPKPTTFNWPNPKSISLSPNFTISHPPHRYLTSAVYRYLHLILSEHHHPIITPAINLTSSTPLHSLIISISDVTSPLAHGVNESYVLSTPSDGSPSAYITAETVWGAMLGLETFSQLVYGKPTRVAAGVYIHDLPIFAHRGVMLDTSRNFYGVDDLLRLIKAMSMNKLNVFHWHITDSHSFPLVIPSEPELAGKGAYGNEMMYSPADVQKIVEFGLEHGVRVLPEIDMPAHTGSWAEAYPDIITCANMFWWPAASSPALAAEPGTGQLNPLSPKTYEVVKNVIHDTIAMFPDSFFHGGADEINSACWNTDPSIQKFVASNGTLSQLLEMFINNTLPEILSLNRTVVYWEDVILSANVKVSPSLLSPENVVMQTWNNGPNNTKQLVSSGYRVIVSSAEYYYLDCGHGSFVGNDSRYDQPPGTDQGNGGSWCGPFKTWETIYNYDITYGLSDEEAQLVIGGEVALWSEQADSTVMDSRIWPRASAMAETLWSGNCDERGMKRYAEATDRLNEWRYRMVARGIGAEPIQPLWCVKNPGMCNTVHPFTS; encoded by the exons ATGGCTTACTTCAACTTCAAAATCATTTCATTTCTCTCCTCAAAACAACACCACAAAATGAGAGGAGAGAAAACATTGTTCTCCTTTCTTCCACTATTCCTTATCTCCTTGTTATTCTTTATCTTCATTTCTCAAACAACAGCTACAAATTACCCAATCAATGTCTGGCCCAAGCCCACCACATTCAATTGGCCCAACCCAAAATCCATCTCCCTCTCCCCAAACTTCACCATCTCCCACCCACCCCACCGTTACCTCACTTCCGCCGTTTACCGTTACCTCCACCTCATCCTCTCTGAGCACCACCATCCAATCATCACTCCGGCGATCAATCTGACGTCATCAACACCGTTACATAGCCTCATCATCTCCATCTCCGACGTCACTTCACCCCTTGCTCACGGAGTCAACGAATCCTATGTTCTCTCCACTCCTTCCGACGGCTCCCCCTCCGCCTATATCACTGCCGAAACTGTATGGGGAGCCATGCTAGGTCTCGAGACATTCTCGCAACTCGTGTACGGAAAACCTACCAGAGTCGCCGCCGGCGTGTACATACACGATCTGCCGATTTTCGCGCACCGAGGTGTGATGCTGGACACTTCGAGAAACTTCTACGGCGTTGATGATTTGTTGAGGCTTATTAAAGCTATGAGTATGAACAAGTTGAATGTTTTCCACTGGCACATAACTGATTCACATTCGTTTCCGCTTGTGATTCCTTCGGAGCCGGAGCTCGCCGGAAAAGGAGCATACGGCAATGAGATGATGTACTCGCCGGCGGACGTGCAGAAGATCGTGGAATTTGGACTGGAACATGGAGTTAGAGTTTTACCGGAAATTGACATGCCTG CACATACAGGATCATGGGCTGAAGCTTACCCTGATATTATCACTTGTGCGAATATGTTCTGGTGGCCTGCTGCTAGTAGTCCAGCTCTTGCAGCCGAACCAGGTACTGGTCAACTGAACCCCTTGAGTCCCAAGACCTATGAAGTAGTCAAGAATGTCATCCACGATACAATCGCCATGTTTCCAGATTCATTCTTTCACGGGGGAGCAGATGAGATCAATTCAGCGTGTTGGAATACTGATCCATCAATCCAAAAGTTTGTTGCTAGCAATGGAACTCTCAGTCAGCTGCTCGAAATGTTTATCAATAATACCTTACCTGAAATCCTCTCACTCAACCGTACGGTGGTCTACTGGGAGGATGTTATATTGAGTGCTAATGTGAAAGTGAGTCCATCTCTGCTTTCCCCAGAGAATGTTGTTATGCAAACTTGGAATAATGGACCAAACAATACTAAGCAGCTTGTCTCTTCTGGCTACCGTGTCATTGTGTCATCTGCAGAGTACTATTACTTGGATTGTGGCCATGGGAGCTTCGTTGGAAATGACAGCCGCTATGACCAGCCACCAGGTACTGACCAAGGCAATGGTGGATCCTGGTGCGGACCTTTCAAAACCTGGGAAACCATTTACAACTATGATATAACCTATGGCCTATCTGACGAGGAGGCTCAATTGGTAATTGGAGGGGAAGTAGCTTTATGGTCAGAACAAGCTGATTCAACTGTTATGGATTCAAGAATCTGGCCTAGAGCGTCAGCAATGGCAGAAACATTGTGGTCAGGGAATTGCGATGAAAGAGGAATGAAGAGATATGCTGAGGCTACTGATCGATTGAATGAATGGAGGTACAGAATGGTTGCCAGAGGAATAGGTGCTGAACCGATTCAGCCACTTTGGTGTGTCAAGAACCCAGGGATGTGTAACACAGTTCATCCATTTACTAGCTGA